The following proteins are co-located in the Nerophis ophidion isolate RoL-2023_Sa linkage group LG04, RoL_Noph_v1.0, whole genome shotgun sequence genome:
- the LOC133550596 gene encoding dynein regulatory complex protein 1-like: MQNQEGATAHEEPKADAAEDAMTAKRVIHLHRDLLAFLTDLQTAADAKQSLRLTKSEEVIRLRLERIENSRVFSTEKLEEINEGWRSTEKKTNLPDLLEALNRQETFCSELMEYKMKLIADLQREWEDGSERHSIDLRKQTEALDVMIDRMNQVRRMTKDNKELGHIESPHDVFLTQSLSEWDSYQKELRAKAQEWLTERKATMDEYENAMPKLELAQNECTTAKRAIDMKLTELEREQEEIKGKRAVLDARKLSCDEKPEVIYLLRKRVNTLKVQLSDIMKMISTEEDTFQRREQHLLEDIRSSMEQHKRIQKKIKHFALSDAQTFVEMSQMLVSEVKLLAESALAADSHLCMHLGITWERPEAVMERCYPIQPQDEFEMAAQVYAESVAEVDAKTMTALLELLCNELSFLIDTSDNLNLLETDHRTAEKMLALLNAFDFYADDLNRLVSFLLKYEEQHKERADQADGNPASVTSELIQPNNVLPAFLSFVSYRVHCIKNSTLRHHLDWDADADKAFWEDMVRVIPEEKLRLWDAAEIALTQYLEVLEKNSKILQKNLTLEEENRALRKQLSCENDTSVFLLKDFLKKET; this comes from the coding sequence ATGCAGAATCAGGAGGGTGCCACGGCCCACGAGGAGCCCAAAGCAGACGCCGCCGAAGATGCGATGACGGCCAAGAGAGTCATCCACTTGCACCGAGACCTCTTGGCTTTCCTCACCGACCTCCAGACGGCGGCCGACGCCAAGCAATCGTTGCGACTGACCAAGTCTGAGGAAGTTATCCGGCTGCGGCTGGAGCGAATAGAAAACTCCAGGGTGTTCAGCACGGAGAAACTGGAGGAAATTAATGAAGGGTGGCGTTCGACCGAGAAGAAAACCAACCTACCGGATCTTCTGGAAGCTCTGAACAGGCAGGAGACCTTTTGTTCAGAACTGATGGAATACAAGATGAAGCTCATAGCGGATCTGCAGAGAGAGTGGGAGGACGGAAGTGAGCGCCACTCCATCGACCTCAGGAAGCAGACAGAAGCGCTGGACGTGATGATAGATCGCATGAACCAAGTGAGGCGCATGACCAAGGACAACAAGGAGCTGGGCCACATCGAAAGCCCGCATGACGTCTTTCTGACGCAGAGCCTGAGCGAGTGGGACAGCTACCAGAAGGAGCTGCGGGCCAAAGCTCAAGAGTGGctgacggagaggaaggcgacCATGGACGAGTACGAGAACGCCATGCCCAAGCTGGAGCTGGCGCAGAACGAGTGCACCACGGCCAAGCGGGCCATCGACATGAAGCTGACCGAGCTGGAAAGGGAGCAGGAGGAGATCAAGGGCAAACGGGCCGTGCTGGATGCCAGGAAGCTCAGCTGCGACGAAAAACCTGAAGTCATTTACCTCCTGAGGAAGCGCGTCAACACCCTGAAAGTGCAGCTGAGCGACATCATGAAGATGATCTCCACCGAGGAGGACACCTTCCAAAGACGAGAGCAGCACCTGCTGGAGGACATCAGGAGCAGCATGGAGCAGCACAAGCGCATCCAGAAGAAAATCAAGCACTTCGCGCTCAGCGACGCACAGACCTTTGTGGAGATGTCGCAGATGCTCGTTTCTGAGGTGAAGCTGCTGGCGGAGAGCGCCCTTGCCGCCGACTCACACCTTTGTATGCACCTGGGCATAACGTGGGAGAGGCCCGAGGCCGTCATGGAGCGCTGCTACCCCATCCAGCCGCAGGATGAGTTTGAAATGGCGGCGCAGGTGTACGCCGAGAGCGTCGCCGAGGTGGACGCCAAGACGATGACGGCGCTGCTGGAGTTGCTGTGCAACGAGCTGAGCTTCCTCATCGACACCAGCGACAACCTGAATTTGCTGGAGACCGACCACCGGACAGCGGAGAAGATGCTGGCCCTCCTCAACGCTTTCGACTTTTACGCTGACGACCTCAACAGGCTGGTGTCATTCCTCCTCAAGTACGAGGAGCAGCACAAGGAGCGGGCAGACCAGGCAGATGGAAACCCGGCCAGCGTGACCTCCGAACTCATTCAGCCCAACAACGTTCTTCCCGCTTTCCTGAGCTTCGTCAGTTACCGCGTGCACTGCATAAAGAACTCGACGCTACGCCATCACTTGGACTGGGACGCAGATGCCGATAAAGCCTTCTGGGAGGATATGGTCCGCGTCATCCCGGAGGAAAAACTCCGACTGTGGGACGCGGCGGAAATTGCCCTGACGCAGTACTTAGAAGTGCTTGAGAAAAACTCCAAAATATTGCAGAAAAACCTAACTTTGGAGGAGGAGAACAGGGCGCTGAGGAAGCAATTGTCATGCGAGAATGACACAAGCgtttttttgctgaaggatttcCTCAAGAAAGAAACTTAA